The nucleotide sequence CTTCTATTTTCTCTCCAGTGGAAAGAACGGCAAAGTGTTTCAAACCAACATCTATGCCAACAGGTTCTCCAACTTCCGGAACGGGATCGGGTATTTCTTCTATGACCGCCATGCTTACGTACCATCTGTCAGCTTCCCGGCTCACAGTGGCTGAAAGTATCCTGCCTTTGCATTTCGTCGTCTTTTCTTTGACCCTGATTTTACCTAGTCGGGGTAACTGCACGTGTTTTGGGAATACCTTAATCGTACCCGTAAGCCTGAAGCTGTCATGGACACCTTTTTTCTTAAACTTCGGGAAATTCGCTCTGCCTTCAAAGAAGTTCTTTAAAGCTTTGTCCAGATCTCTCAGCGCTTCCTGCGGAGCACATTTCGATACCTCATACATCCAGGGGAAATCCGTCTTCTTCAGCCTGTTCAGTTTACGGTGAAGTTCTATCGCGTTGGTGGTCTTTCTCTCTTCTTCCCACAGTCTCTTCCGTTCGGCCAGTCCCCAGTTCCAGGCAAATCTGGCACAACCAGCATGTTTCTTCAAAAGAATAAGCTGGGTCTTGTTTGGTTTAAGCTCGTACCAGTAAGCCTTATTCACCAACATTTTCTATAGCCTCCATAGCTTTCTTGACCCGGTTTCTGGCCGACCTTTTTCCATACAGACAGACGAGCACAGAACGAAGTTAATACCTCAATCATGTCCTGCACTAAGTCGTCTTTGACTTCGCCCGGTTCC is from Calderihabitans maritimus and encodes:
- a CDS encoding RNA-guided endonuclease InsQ/TnpB family protein, which codes for MLVNKAYWYELKPNKTQLILLKKHAGCARFAWNWGLAERKRLWEEERKTTNAIELHRKLNRLKKTDFPWMYEVSKCAPQEALRDLDKALKNFFEGRANFPKFKKKGVHDSFRLTGTIKVFPKHVQLPRLGKIRVKEKTTKCKGRILSATVSREADRWYVSMAVIEEIPDPVPEVGEPVGIDVGLKHFAVLSTGEKIE